Proteins from a single region of Carassius carassius chromosome 37, fCarCar2.1, whole genome shotgun sequence:
- the si:dkey-178k16.1 gene encoding band 4.1-like protein 1 isoform X2 — MSESSSAVKNTADGGYTDHDSKMSDEHRDTDDSSEKTPSRMSRSPQKSSKRPKTVAVKVTLLDGSAYESGVEKLCKGQLLLDMVCEHLNLLEKDYFGLTFSDTESQKNWLDPSKEIKKQIRVGPWHFSFAVKFYPPDPSQLIEDITRYYLCLQLREDILSGCLPCSFVTHALLGSYAIQAELGDYDPEEHGPDYISEFRFAPNQTHELEERVMELHRNYRGMSPAEAEINFLENAKKLSMYGVDLHHAKDSEGIDIMLGVCASGLLIYRDRLRINRFAWPKILKISYKRSNFYIKIRPGEVEKKYEQFESTIGFKLPNHRASKRLWKVCIEHHTFFRLVSPEPPPKGFLVIGSKFRYSGRTQAQTRQASALIDRPAPQFERSISRRYLLSRSIDGESALGDTMDRISQHTASEPVPSLPRDELDQDYLEPSLDQDLDQDHEQAEDQRLESDSTPSKTVELKREEAVSPVDSKTESDQDLAPRPKQEFLDKPEDVLQKHQASINELKRALREPNSKLVHREKRLSGASSGSTPEKKSASEDSLLIKKQDGCQRDLPLSKKDEKSPRVASLATGFNRETEDKMRGKTITTHSVIGVAQRTSTETILSPEKPLRNHAKSPALRYNHFQGSGSLEEKAYDNGHPQDSCLSENVFHTNGCDEYATERLRGNKKYIGVTNREDNDLARYVERSFGEASPNASMDKYMRDRYNENRWERQSCETESESTRVRKQTSKPDSKGKGSTIQRHDSTSSETSQSEVKRIVPLKPERSKKLKGNKGAKLQGQPSEKSISGSFDDSEGTKSKEEQGGFENALESLSQPRNSAALESTGTFAKQDWASNFHNREVREYSCQSLQDRPQLRDLKNNADHRHCIEQDQFLFEDPLFMFDFPTNSAFPAFDQIPPLYPPVKSQRLRDTRIKPITKSDSGNSLHKSSTMESSKRKPVREPWERRLGSVSEDDPDPDTLYLKETHLGIERKCSSITVSSTSSLEAEVDFTVLMDFQTGIDEFSRGMTELGEKDFSPEFGLSDRTTHPAFILGADPIYLPEERYVEEPRPIEKPKPVVEQKPPEERKLEPFVPKKAPRSVKAAQALRKDSTEQANTQSMRRESSESPPIHPLSRESSEIIASQALRRTEVKIETQPNGSEVTTTIMEIADQDHGISGLREAAYSVTERISPVNLGSLARDGSPLMVTENVTSATTTHVTKTVKGGYSETRIEKRIIITGDDDVDQDQALAMAIKEAKQQHPDMLVTKAVVVRETESSTQDPHEESKS; from the exons AAGCTCTGTAAAGGACAGTTGTTATTGGATATGGTTTGTGAACATCTCAACCTCTTGGAGAAGGACTACTTTGGCCTGACCTTCAGTGACACAGAGAGCCAAAAG AATTGGCTGGATCCTTCGAAAGAAATCAAAAAACAAATCCGTG TGGGTCCCTGGCATTTCTCCTTTGCTGTCAAATTCTATCCTCCCGATCCGTCTCAGCTGATTGAAGACATCACACG GTATTACCTGTGTCTGCAGCTGAGGGAGGACATACTGTCAGGTTGTTTGCCCTGTTCATTCGTCACTCATGCTCTGCTTGGCTCGTATGCCATTCAGGCTGAGCTGGGAGACTATGACCCAGAGGAACATGGGCCAGACTACATCAGTGAGTTCCGCTTCGCCCCCAATCAGACCCATGAGCTGGAGGAGAGGGTGATGGAGCTGCACCGCAACTACAG GGGCATGAGTCCTGCAGAGGCTGAAATCAACTTCCTGGAAAACGCCAAGAAACTCTCCATGTATGGCGTTGATCTCCATCATGCTAAG gaCTCTGAAGGCATTGACATCATGCTGGGGGTGTGTGCCAGTGGCCTCTTGATCTATAGAGACCGGTTGCGTATCAACCGATTCGCCTGGCCCAAGATCCTCAAAATATCTTACAAGAGAAGCAACTTCTACATCAAAATCCGACCTGGAGAGGTAGAGAAAAAG TACGAGCAATTCGAGAGCACCATTGGCTTCAAGCTGCCCAACCACCGTGCCTCTAAGCGCTTGTGGAAGGTCTGCATTGAACATCACACATTTTTCAG gttgGTCTCTCCTGAGCCTCCTCCCAAAGGTTTTCTTGTGATTGGCTCAAAGTTTCGCTACAGTGGGCGGACCCAAGCCCAGACTCGCCAAGCCAGTGCTTTGATTGACAGGCCAGCTCCGCAATTTGAACGATCAATTAGTAGGAGGTACCTGCTGTCCCGCAGTATAGATGGAG AGTCTGCTTTAGGGGACACTATGGACCGAATCTCTCAGCACACCGCCAGCGAGCCTGTGCCTAGTCTTCCCAGAGATGAGCTGGACCAGGACTACCTGGAGCCCAGTCTGGATCAGGACCTGGACCAAGACCACGAACAAGCTGAAGACCAGCGACTTGAAAGTGACTCCACTCCATCTAAGACTGTGGAGCTCAAG AGGGAGGAGGCAGTCTCTCCTGTAGACTCTAAGACGGAG TCGGACCAGGACTTGGCCCCCCGTCCTAAACAGGAG TTCCTGGATAAACCAGAGGATGTGTTGCAGAAACATCAAGCCAGCATCAATGAGCTGAAAAGAGCGCTGAGAGAGCCCAACAGCAAACTGGTCCACAGAGAGAAACGTCTCTCTGGAGCCTCGTCTGGTAGCACTCCAGAGAAAAAATCT GCATCAGAGGATTCCCTATTGATTAAGAAGCAAGATGGTTGTCAAAGAGACCTGCCTCTCAGTAAAAAAGATGAAAAGAGTCCTAGAGTAGCTTCATTAGCCACTGGATTCAACAGAGAGACAGAAGACAAAATGAGAGGGAAAACCATCACCACACACAGTGTCATAGGTGTAGCACAAAGGACCTCGACAGAAACCATCCTATCTCCAGAGAAGCCCCTGAGAAATCATGCTAAAAGCCCTGCTTTAAGGTACAACCATTTCCAGGGTTCTGGTTCTTTGGAGGAGAAAGCATATGATAATGGGCACCCTCAGGACAGCTGTTTGTCAGAGAATGTCTTTCATACAAATGGATGTGATGAATATGCAACAGAGAGACTCAGGGGCAATAAAAAGTACATTGGGGTAACCAATAGAGAAGACAATGACTTGGCAAGGTATGTAGAGAGAAGCTTCGGAGAGGCTTCTCCAAATGCATCCATGGACAAATATATGAGAGATCGATATAATGAAAACCGGTGGGAGAGGCAATCCTGTGAAACAGAGTCAGAAAGCACCAGAGTCAGAAAGCAAACATCTAAACCGGATTCAAAGGGTAAAGGCTCAACAATCCAGAGACATGATTCTACTTCAAGCGAAACATCACAGTCTGAGGTGAAACGAATCGTTCCACTGAAGCCTGAGAGGTCAAAGAAGTTGAAAGGCAATAAAGGAGCCAAGCTGCAAGGACAACCGAGTGAGAAAAGCATTTCAGGATCATTTGATGACAGTGAAGGGACCAAGTCTAAGGAGGAGCAAGGTGGCTTTGAGAATGCCTTGGAAAGCTTGTCGCAGCCCAGAAATTCTGCAGCTTTAGAAAGCACTGGAACTTTTGCCAAGCAAGACTGGGCGAGTAATTTTCACAATAGGGAAGTCAGAGAATATAGCTGTCAGTCTCTCCAAGACAGGCCCCAATTAAGGGATCTCAAGAACAATGCAGACCACAGACACTGTATCGAACAAGATCAGTTTCTTTTTGAAGATCCATTGTTTATGTTTGACTTTCCCACCAATTCAGCATTTCCAGCATTTGACCAGATTCCCCCTTTATACCCACCTGTAAAATCCCAGAGGCTAAGAGATACACGTATCAAACCTATCACCAAAAGCGATTCTGGCAACAGTCTTCACAAGAGCTCCACAATGGAATCTTCCAAGAGAAAACCAGTG AGAGAGCCCTGGGAGAGACGCTTAGGATCAGTGTCAGAAGATGATCCTGACCCAGACACTCTGTACCTGAAGGAGACCCACCTGGGCATTGAGCGCAAATGCTCGAGTATCACTGTTAGCTCAACGTCCAGCCTGGAGGCTGAGGTGGATTTCACTGTGCTCATGGACTTCCAAACAGGTATCGACGAATTTTCTAGAGGCATGACTGAGCTGGGGGAGAAAGACTTCTCACCTGAGTTTGGCCTCTCTGACCGTACCACCCATCCAGCCTTTATACTGGGAGCAGATCCTATCTACCTTCCAGAGGAGAGATATGTAGAAGAACCAAGGCCCATAGAGAAACCAAAGCCTGTTGTAGAACAGAAGCCACCGGAGGAACGTAAACTAGAG CCGTTTGTACCTAAGAAAGCTCCTCGTTCAGTAAAAGCTGCCCAAGCCCTGAGGAAAGACTCCACAGAACAAGCTAACACCCAGTCGATGAGACGGGAGAGCTCAGAGTCACCCCCAATCCATCCTCTCAGCAGAGAGAGCAGTGAAATCATTGCTTCCCAAGCTCTGAGGAGGACTGAGGTCAAGATCGAGACTCAACCCAATGGCTCCGAAGTCACCACGACCATAATGGAGATTGCAGACCAG GACCATGGCATCAGCGGTTTGCGAGAGGCCGCATACTCTGTGACAGAGAGAATCTCTCCT GTAAACCTGGGATCATTAGCTAGAGATGGTTCACCTTTAATGGTCACTGAGAATGTGACATCAGCCACTACAACTCATGTTACTAAG ACTGTGAAGGGAGGCTACTCGGAGACAAGAATTGAAAAAAGGATTATCAttactggtgatgatgatgttgatCAAGATCAG GCGCTTGCCATGGCAATAAAAGAAGCCAAGCAACAGCACCCTGACATGTTGGTAACCAAGGCTGTAGTTGTCAGGGAAACAGAATCTTCCACTCAAGATCCACATGAGGAATCGAAG TCCTGA
- the si:dkey-178k16.1 gene encoding band 4.1-like protein 1 isoform X1 encodes MSESSSAVKNTADGGYTDHDSKMSDEHRDTDDSSEKTPSRMSRSPQKSSKRPKTVAVKVTLLDGSAYESGVEKLCKGQLLLDMVCEHLNLLEKDYFGLTFSDTESQKNWLDPSKEIKKQIRVGPWHFSFAVKFYPPDPSQLIEDITRYYLCLQLREDILSGCLPCSFVTHALLGSYAIQAELGDYDPEEHGPDYISEFRFAPNQTHELEERVMELHRNYRGMSPAEAEINFLENAKKLSMYGVDLHHAKDSEGIDIMLGVCASGLLIYRDRLRINRFAWPKILKISYKRSNFYIKIRPGEVEKKYEQFESTIGFKLPNHRASKRLWKVCIEHHTFFRLVSPEPPPKGFLVIGSKFRYSGRTQAQTRQASALIDRPAPQFERSISRRYLLSRSIDGESALGDTMDRISQHTASEPVPSLPRDELDQDYLEPSLDQDLDQDHEQAEDQRLESDSTPSKTVELKREEAVSPVDSKTESDQDLAPRPKQEQFLDKPEDVLQKHQASINELKRALREPNSKLVHREKRLSGASSGSTPEKKSASEDSLLIKKQDGCQRDLPLSKKDEKSPRVASLATGFNRETEDKMRGKTITTHSVIGVAQRTSTETILSPEKPLRNHAKSPALRYNHFQGSGSLEEKAYDNGHPQDSCLSENVFHTNGCDEYATERLRGNKKYIGVTNREDNDLARYVERSFGEASPNASMDKYMRDRYNENRWERQSCETESESTRVRKQTSKPDSKGKGSTIQRHDSTSSETSQSEVKRIVPLKPERSKKLKGNKGAKLQGQPSEKSISGSFDDSEGTKSKEEQGGFENALESLSQPRNSAALESTGTFAKQDWASNFHNREVREYSCQSLQDRPQLRDLKNNADHRHCIEQDQFLFEDPLFMFDFPTNSAFPAFDQIPPLYPPVKSQRLRDTRIKPITKSDSGNSLHKSSTMESSKRKPVREPWERRLGSVSEDDPDPDTLYLKETHLGIERKCSSITVSSTSSLEAEVDFTVLMDFQTGIDEFSRGMTELGEKDFSPEFGLSDRTTHPAFILGADPIYLPEERYVEEPRPIEKPKPVVEQKPPEERKLEPFVPKKAPRSVKAAQALRKDSTEQANTQSMRRESSESPPIHPLSRESSEIIASQALRRTEVKIETQPNGSEVTTTIMEIADQDHGISGLREAAYSVTERISPVNLGSLARDGSPLMVTENVTSATTTHVTKTVKGGYSETRIEKRIIITGDDDVDQDQALAMAIKEAKQQHPDMLVTKAVVVRETESSTQDPHEESKS; translated from the exons AAGCTCTGTAAAGGACAGTTGTTATTGGATATGGTTTGTGAACATCTCAACCTCTTGGAGAAGGACTACTTTGGCCTGACCTTCAGTGACACAGAGAGCCAAAAG AATTGGCTGGATCCTTCGAAAGAAATCAAAAAACAAATCCGTG TGGGTCCCTGGCATTTCTCCTTTGCTGTCAAATTCTATCCTCCCGATCCGTCTCAGCTGATTGAAGACATCACACG GTATTACCTGTGTCTGCAGCTGAGGGAGGACATACTGTCAGGTTGTTTGCCCTGTTCATTCGTCACTCATGCTCTGCTTGGCTCGTATGCCATTCAGGCTGAGCTGGGAGACTATGACCCAGAGGAACATGGGCCAGACTACATCAGTGAGTTCCGCTTCGCCCCCAATCAGACCCATGAGCTGGAGGAGAGGGTGATGGAGCTGCACCGCAACTACAG GGGCATGAGTCCTGCAGAGGCTGAAATCAACTTCCTGGAAAACGCCAAGAAACTCTCCATGTATGGCGTTGATCTCCATCATGCTAAG gaCTCTGAAGGCATTGACATCATGCTGGGGGTGTGTGCCAGTGGCCTCTTGATCTATAGAGACCGGTTGCGTATCAACCGATTCGCCTGGCCCAAGATCCTCAAAATATCTTACAAGAGAAGCAACTTCTACATCAAAATCCGACCTGGAGAGGTAGAGAAAAAG TACGAGCAATTCGAGAGCACCATTGGCTTCAAGCTGCCCAACCACCGTGCCTCTAAGCGCTTGTGGAAGGTCTGCATTGAACATCACACATTTTTCAG gttgGTCTCTCCTGAGCCTCCTCCCAAAGGTTTTCTTGTGATTGGCTCAAAGTTTCGCTACAGTGGGCGGACCCAAGCCCAGACTCGCCAAGCCAGTGCTTTGATTGACAGGCCAGCTCCGCAATTTGAACGATCAATTAGTAGGAGGTACCTGCTGTCCCGCAGTATAGATGGAG AGTCTGCTTTAGGGGACACTATGGACCGAATCTCTCAGCACACCGCCAGCGAGCCTGTGCCTAGTCTTCCCAGAGATGAGCTGGACCAGGACTACCTGGAGCCCAGTCTGGATCAGGACCTGGACCAAGACCACGAACAAGCTGAAGACCAGCGACTTGAAAGTGACTCCACTCCATCTAAGACTGTGGAGCTCAAG AGGGAGGAGGCAGTCTCTCCTGTAGACTCTAAGACGGAG TCGGACCAGGACTTGGCCCCCCGTCCTAAACAGGAG CAGTTCCTGGATAAACCAGAGGATGTGTTGCAGAAACATCAAGCCAGCATCAATGAGCTGAAAAGAGCGCTGAGAGAGCCCAACAGCAAACTGGTCCACAGAGAGAAACGTCTCTCTGGAGCCTCGTCTGGTAGCACTCCAGAGAAAAAATCT GCATCAGAGGATTCCCTATTGATTAAGAAGCAAGATGGTTGTCAAAGAGACCTGCCTCTCAGTAAAAAAGATGAAAAGAGTCCTAGAGTAGCTTCATTAGCCACTGGATTCAACAGAGAGACAGAAGACAAAATGAGAGGGAAAACCATCACCACACACAGTGTCATAGGTGTAGCACAAAGGACCTCGACAGAAACCATCCTATCTCCAGAGAAGCCCCTGAGAAATCATGCTAAAAGCCCTGCTTTAAGGTACAACCATTTCCAGGGTTCTGGTTCTTTGGAGGAGAAAGCATATGATAATGGGCACCCTCAGGACAGCTGTTTGTCAGAGAATGTCTTTCATACAAATGGATGTGATGAATATGCAACAGAGAGACTCAGGGGCAATAAAAAGTACATTGGGGTAACCAATAGAGAAGACAATGACTTGGCAAGGTATGTAGAGAGAAGCTTCGGAGAGGCTTCTCCAAATGCATCCATGGACAAATATATGAGAGATCGATATAATGAAAACCGGTGGGAGAGGCAATCCTGTGAAACAGAGTCAGAAAGCACCAGAGTCAGAAAGCAAACATCTAAACCGGATTCAAAGGGTAAAGGCTCAACAATCCAGAGACATGATTCTACTTCAAGCGAAACATCACAGTCTGAGGTGAAACGAATCGTTCCACTGAAGCCTGAGAGGTCAAAGAAGTTGAAAGGCAATAAAGGAGCCAAGCTGCAAGGACAACCGAGTGAGAAAAGCATTTCAGGATCATTTGATGACAGTGAAGGGACCAAGTCTAAGGAGGAGCAAGGTGGCTTTGAGAATGCCTTGGAAAGCTTGTCGCAGCCCAGAAATTCTGCAGCTTTAGAAAGCACTGGAACTTTTGCCAAGCAAGACTGGGCGAGTAATTTTCACAATAGGGAAGTCAGAGAATATAGCTGTCAGTCTCTCCAAGACAGGCCCCAATTAAGGGATCTCAAGAACAATGCAGACCACAGACACTGTATCGAACAAGATCAGTTTCTTTTTGAAGATCCATTGTTTATGTTTGACTTTCCCACCAATTCAGCATTTCCAGCATTTGACCAGATTCCCCCTTTATACCCACCTGTAAAATCCCAGAGGCTAAGAGATACACGTATCAAACCTATCACCAAAAGCGATTCTGGCAACAGTCTTCACAAGAGCTCCACAATGGAATCTTCCAAGAGAAAACCAGTG AGAGAGCCCTGGGAGAGACGCTTAGGATCAGTGTCAGAAGATGATCCTGACCCAGACACTCTGTACCTGAAGGAGACCCACCTGGGCATTGAGCGCAAATGCTCGAGTATCACTGTTAGCTCAACGTCCAGCCTGGAGGCTGAGGTGGATTTCACTGTGCTCATGGACTTCCAAACAGGTATCGACGAATTTTCTAGAGGCATGACTGAGCTGGGGGAGAAAGACTTCTCACCTGAGTTTGGCCTCTCTGACCGTACCACCCATCCAGCCTTTATACTGGGAGCAGATCCTATCTACCTTCCAGAGGAGAGATATGTAGAAGAACCAAGGCCCATAGAGAAACCAAAGCCTGTTGTAGAACAGAAGCCACCGGAGGAACGTAAACTAGAG CCGTTTGTACCTAAGAAAGCTCCTCGTTCAGTAAAAGCTGCCCAAGCCCTGAGGAAAGACTCCACAGAACAAGCTAACACCCAGTCGATGAGACGGGAGAGCTCAGAGTCACCCCCAATCCATCCTCTCAGCAGAGAGAGCAGTGAAATCATTGCTTCCCAAGCTCTGAGGAGGACTGAGGTCAAGATCGAGACTCAACCCAATGGCTCCGAAGTCACCACGACCATAATGGAGATTGCAGACCAG GACCATGGCATCAGCGGTTTGCGAGAGGCCGCATACTCTGTGACAGAGAGAATCTCTCCT GTAAACCTGGGATCATTAGCTAGAGATGGTTCACCTTTAATGGTCACTGAGAATGTGACATCAGCCACTACAACTCATGTTACTAAG ACTGTGAAGGGAGGCTACTCGGAGACAAGAATTGAAAAAAGGATTATCAttactggtgatgatgatgttgatCAAGATCAG GCGCTTGCCATGGCAATAAAAGAAGCCAAGCAACAGCACCCTGACATGTTGGTAACCAAGGCTGTAGTTGTCAGGGAAACAGAATCTTCCACTCAAGATCCACATGAGGAATCGAAG TCCTGA
- the si:dkey-178k16.1 gene encoding band 4.1-like protein 1 isoform X4 yields MSESSSAVKNTADGGYTDHDSKMSDEHRDTDDSSEKTPSRMSRSPQKSSKRPKTVAVKVTLLDGSAYESGVEKLCKGQLLLDMVCEHLNLLEKDYFGLTFSDTESQKNWLDPSKEIKKQIRVGPWHFSFAVKFYPPDPSQLIEDITRYYLCLQLREDILSGCLPCSFVTHALLGSYAIQAELGDYDPEEHGPDYISEFRFAPNQTHELEERVMELHRNYRGMSPAEAEINFLENAKKLSMYGVDLHHAKDSEGIDIMLGVCASGLLIYRDRLRINRFAWPKILKISYKRSNFYIKIRPGEVEKKYEQFESTIGFKLPNHRASKRLWKVCIEHHTFFRLVSPEPPPKGFLVIGSKFRYSGRTQAQTRQASALIDRPAPQFERSISRRYLLSRSIDGESALGDTMDRISQHTASEPVPSLPRDELDQDYLEPSLDQDLDQDHEQAEDQRLESDSTPSKTVELKREEAVSPVDSKTEQFLDKPEDVLQKHQASINELKRALREPNSKLVHREKRLSGASSGSTPEKKSASEDSLLIKKQDGCQRDLPLSKKDEKSPRVASLATGFNRETEDKMRGKTITTHSVIGVAQRTSTETILSPEKPLRNHAKSPALRYNHFQGSGSLEEKAYDNGHPQDSCLSENVFHTNGCDEYATERLRGNKKYIGVTNREDNDLARYVERSFGEASPNASMDKYMRDRYNENRWERQSCETESESTRVRKQTSKPDSKGKGSTIQRHDSTSSETSQSEVKRIVPLKPERSKKLKGNKGAKLQGQPSEKSISGSFDDSEGTKSKEEQGGFENALESLSQPRNSAALESTGTFAKQDWASNFHNREVREYSCQSLQDRPQLRDLKNNADHRHCIEQDQFLFEDPLFMFDFPTNSAFPAFDQIPPLYPPVKSQRLRDTRIKPITKSDSGNSLHKSSTMESSKRKPVREPWERRLGSVSEDDPDPDTLYLKETHLGIERKCSSITVSSTSSLEAEVDFTVLMDFQTGIDEFSRGMTELGEKDFSPEFGLSDRTTHPAFILGADPIYLPEERYVEEPRPIEKPKPVVEQKPPEERKLEPFVPKKAPRSVKAAQALRKDSTEQANTQSMRRESSESPPIHPLSRESSEIIASQALRRTEVKIETQPNGSEVTTTIMEIADQDHGISGLREAAYSVTERISPVNLGSLARDGSPLMVTENVTSATTTHVTKTVKGGYSETRIEKRIIITGDDDVDQDQALAMAIKEAKQQHPDMLVTKAVVVRETESSTQDPHEESKS; encoded by the exons AAGCTCTGTAAAGGACAGTTGTTATTGGATATGGTTTGTGAACATCTCAACCTCTTGGAGAAGGACTACTTTGGCCTGACCTTCAGTGACACAGAGAGCCAAAAG AATTGGCTGGATCCTTCGAAAGAAATCAAAAAACAAATCCGTG TGGGTCCCTGGCATTTCTCCTTTGCTGTCAAATTCTATCCTCCCGATCCGTCTCAGCTGATTGAAGACATCACACG GTATTACCTGTGTCTGCAGCTGAGGGAGGACATACTGTCAGGTTGTTTGCCCTGTTCATTCGTCACTCATGCTCTGCTTGGCTCGTATGCCATTCAGGCTGAGCTGGGAGACTATGACCCAGAGGAACATGGGCCAGACTACATCAGTGAGTTCCGCTTCGCCCCCAATCAGACCCATGAGCTGGAGGAGAGGGTGATGGAGCTGCACCGCAACTACAG GGGCATGAGTCCTGCAGAGGCTGAAATCAACTTCCTGGAAAACGCCAAGAAACTCTCCATGTATGGCGTTGATCTCCATCATGCTAAG gaCTCTGAAGGCATTGACATCATGCTGGGGGTGTGTGCCAGTGGCCTCTTGATCTATAGAGACCGGTTGCGTATCAACCGATTCGCCTGGCCCAAGATCCTCAAAATATCTTACAAGAGAAGCAACTTCTACATCAAAATCCGACCTGGAGAGGTAGAGAAAAAG TACGAGCAATTCGAGAGCACCATTGGCTTCAAGCTGCCCAACCACCGTGCCTCTAAGCGCTTGTGGAAGGTCTGCATTGAACATCACACATTTTTCAG gttgGTCTCTCCTGAGCCTCCTCCCAAAGGTTTTCTTGTGATTGGCTCAAAGTTTCGCTACAGTGGGCGGACCCAAGCCCAGACTCGCCAAGCCAGTGCTTTGATTGACAGGCCAGCTCCGCAATTTGAACGATCAATTAGTAGGAGGTACCTGCTGTCCCGCAGTATAGATGGAG AGTCTGCTTTAGGGGACACTATGGACCGAATCTCTCAGCACACCGCCAGCGAGCCTGTGCCTAGTCTTCCCAGAGATGAGCTGGACCAGGACTACCTGGAGCCCAGTCTGGATCAGGACCTGGACCAAGACCACGAACAAGCTGAAGACCAGCGACTTGAAAGTGACTCCACTCCATCTAAGACTGTGGAGCTCAAG AGGGAGGAGGCAGTCTCTCCTGTAGACTCTAAGACGGAG CAGTTCCTGGATAAACCAGAGGATGTGTTGCAGAAACATCAAGCCAGCATCAATGAGCTGAAAAGAGCGCTGAGAGAGCCCAACAGCAAACTGGTCCACAGAGAGAAACGTCTCTCTGGAGCCTCGTCTGGTAGCACTCCAGAGAAAAAATCT GCATCAGAGGATTCCCTATTGATTAAGAAGCAAGATGGTTGTCAAAGAGACCTGCCTCTCAGTAAAAAAGATGAAAAGAGTCCTAGAGTAGCTTCATTAGCCACTGGATTCAACAGAGAGACAGAAGACAAAATGAGAGGGAAAACCATCACCACACACAGTGTCATAGGTGTAGCACAAAGGACCTCGACAGAAACCATCCTATCTCCAGAGAAGCCCCTGAGAAATCATGCTAAAAGCCCTGCTTTAAGGTACAACCATTTCCAGGGTTCTGGTTCTTTGGAGGAGAAAGCATATGATAATGGGCACCCTCAGGACAGCTGTTTGTCAGAGAATGTCTTTCATACAAATGGATGTGATGAATATGCAACAGAGAGACTCAGGGGCAATAAAAAGTACATTGGGGTAACCAATAGAGAAGACAATGACTTGGCAAGGTATGTAGAGAGAAGCTTCGGAGAGGCTTCTCCAAATGCATCCATGGACAAATATATGAGAGATCGATATAATGAAAACCGGTGGGAGAGGCAATCCTGTGAAACAGAGTCAGAAAGCACCAGAGTCAGAAAGCAAACATCTAAACCGGATTCAAAGGGTAAAGGCTCAACAATCCAGAGACATGATTCTACTTCAAGCGAAACATCACAGTCTGAGGTGAAACGAATCGTTCCACTGAAGCCTGAGAGGTCAAAGAAGTTGAAAGGCAATAAAGGAGCCAAGCTGCAAGGACAACCGAGTGAGAAAAGCATTTCAGGATCATTTGATGACAGTGAAGGGACCAAGTCTAAGGAGGAGCAAGGTGGCTTTGAGAATGCCTTGGAAAGCTTGTCGCAGCCCAGAAATTCTGCAGCTTTAGAAAGCACTGGAACTTTTGCCAAGCAAGACTGGGCGAGTAATTTTCACAATAGGGAAGTCAGAGAATATAGCTGTCAGTCTCTCCAAGACAGGCCCCAATTAAGGGATCTCAAGAACAATGCAGACCACAGACACTGTATCGAACAAGATCAGTTTCTTTTTGAAGATCCATTGTTTATGTTTGACTTTCCCACCAATTCAGCATTTCCAGCATTTGACCAGATTCCCCCTTTATACCCACCTGTAAAATCCCAGAGGCTAAGAGATACACGTATCAAACCTATCACCAAAAGCGATTCTGGCAACAGTCTTCACAAGAGCTCCACAATGGAATCTTCCAAGAGAAAACCAGTG AGAGAGCCCTGGGAGAGACGCTTAGGATCAGTGTCAGAAGATGATCCTGACCCAGACACTCTGTACCTGAAGGAGACCCACCTGGGCATTGAGCGCAAATGCTCGAGTATCACTGTTAGCTCAACGTCCAGCCTGGAGGCTGAGGTGGATTTCACTGTGCTCATGGACTTCCAAACAGGTATCGACGAATTTTCTAGAGGCATGACTGAGCTGGGGGAGAAAGACTTCTCACCTGAGTTTGGCCTCTCTGACCGTACCACCCATCCAGCCTTTATACTGGGAGCAGATCCTATCTACCTTCCAGAGGAGAGATATGTAGAAGAACCAAGGCCCATAGAGAAACCAAAGCCTGTTGTAGAACAGAAGCCACCGGAGGAACGTAAACTAGAG CCGTTTGTACCTAAGAAAGCTCCTCGTTCAGTAAAAGCTGCCCAAGCCCTGAGGAAAGACTCCACAGAACAAGCTAACACCCAGTCGATGAGACGGGAGAGCTCAGAGTCACCCCCAATCCATCCTCTCAGCAGAGAGAGCAGTGAAATCATTGCTTCCCAAGCTCTGAGGAGGACTGAGGTCAAGATCGAGACTCAACCCAATGGCTCCGAAGTCACCACGACCATAATGGAGATTGCAGACCAG GACCATGGCATCAGCGGTTTGCGAGAGGCCGCATACTCTGTGACAGAGAGAATCTCTCCT GTAAACCTGGGATCATTAGCTAGAGATGGTTCACCTTTAATGGTCACTGAGAATGTGACATCAGCCACTACAACTCATGTTACTAAG ACTGTGAAGGGAGGCTACTCGGAGACAAGAATTGAAAAAAGGATTATCAttactggtgatgatgatgttgatCAAGATCAG GCGCTTGCCATGGCAATAAAAGAAGCCAAGCAACAGCACCCTGACATGTTGGTAACCAAGGCTGTAGTTGTCAGGGAAACAGAATCTTCCACTCAAGATCCACATGAGGAATCGAAG TCCTGA